TCGCGCGTCTGAGCGCCGACAGTGGCCAACCCCGATCCATTCTCGTGAAGGTGGATATCGAAGGTGGGGAATATTCCGTGCTCCCCGAGATACTCGGTTCCGCCAAAGAAATCGTCGCGATCATCGTGGAATTCCATGATTGCGGAAAACGCTGGAAGGACTTCGAGACAGCGATCGCGCAGGTGACCGGGATGTTTACCGTCGTGCACGTGCACGGCAACAACTACATGCCGTTGATCCCCGGCACGCAGGTGCCGGAAGTTCTCGAGATCACCTTCCTTCGCAGCGACCTGCTGACGGCAGAGGACTTCCTGGCTGCACCGTTTCTTCAGTATCCAGTGGCCGCTCTCGATATGCCGAACGATGCGAGCAAGAAGGACTATCCCCTGACATTCGAGTGAGCGTGAACGACGTGGACCCGGATCGACCGATCACATACCGATCCGGAGCTTTGCCAAATGCCGCGAAGATCCGGGTTCTCTTTGTGGAGATGGCTTTAGGTTTCGGAGGTTCTGCCAAGAGCTTGTTGGAACTCGTGGCGGCCATGACGGACGTCGAAGCGTTTGTGCTGTCCTCTTTTGCAATCGAGGCAAGCAGTATTCGGGCAATCCGTGTTGCGCCGGCGGAGTATTCTGGGCCAGCATCGCGTGCGATGGGATACCTGAGGGATCTTCAGTTCCAGATAATGTGGATCGCTGCCGTCATTCGCGCGGCGAGAGCGCACAAGGTGGACATCGTTCATGTGAACAATGGCCTCAGTCTGAACGTGGCCGCGATGATTGCCGCACGAGTCCTACGTATTCCGCTGGTGGTCCATCAGCGTGGGTGGGAGGCTCCCTCAAAAAAGCTAGAGCTCGCCAAGCGACTGTTGGGTAAGGCACCTGTTATCGCGATCTCAAAGGCCGTTCGCGATCACCTGCTGACACTTCAGTTGAACGCAGACCGCGTACGCCAGATTTACGATGTCGTGTTGGCGCCGACGAGGCCGACGCAGGAACGCATACCAACTGGTGTGCTTCATGTCGGCATGCACGGCATGCTCACCGAATGGAAAGGGCATCGCCTCTTGATACAGGCCGCCGCCACGCTGAATCAGCTCTCCCCCGGAGCGTTCCGCTTCAGCATCGCAGGTGGAACGGTACCTGGTCAGGAGTCGTACGTGGAAAGCCTCATCAGCGCCATTAGAGAACTGGGTCTCTCAGGGATCGTAGAACTCGTTGGCCACACGGACAACGTCTACGAATTCCTGAACGGAATCGACATCAGCGTGCACGCGTCAATCAGCCCGGAACCGCTTGGTCGCGTCATCGTCGAGGCGCAACTCGCTGGCGTCTGTGTTGTCGCGGCCAATGCGGGCGGTGCCGCCGAACTGGTTTCGGACTCCTGTGGCATTCTCTTAGACCCCACGAGTGTTGATTCACTCGTGCAGGCGATTCAGTCGGCGGCCAGTTCTTCGCAACATCGCGGCGACGTGGCGGCGAGAGGGAGAGACCGTGCACACGATCTTTTCAACACCACTCGCCTCGCGAGCGCGGTACGTGATGTGTATCAGACGCAGACGGGCAGGTGAAGCGCGCCGCCCCTGGCATCTCCCGAACGGGCGTTGCTCGCACGCATGCGAAGCCAGCGCGGGTTTACTCGCGGTCGAGTAGTTTCCCTTCTGCGGCGGACTCCGCAGTGCGTTTCGGTGTCCCTATGCCTCTGGCGAATCTTCTGGGAGTGTCTCGTTCATGACGACCGTGATGTTCATGCACTGGGGCGGCAGTTCGTTACGGGGATCCGAACGATGCCTGATTGAAAGTGCGAAGTCACTCAGCAAGGCGGGATACTCCGTGGTGCTGATGCGAAACGACCCGTGCCTCGACGACGAAGTGATTCCTTGGGTGCGGGAGATCGTGCCCTTTGAATTTCCCGAGTTCATGCTGGATGGACGGTATGTATCCCTTCCGGTCGTAGCGTATGCGCGCGCCTGGCGCTCGCTTTCGAGCTCCATAAGGCGTTTCAAGCCTGCGGCGATATATGTGAATGGTGGGCGACCATGCCAGCTGACGGTGCCGCTGGGGCGCCTGCATGGCATTCCGGTGTTGTGCCATCTTCACCACCCCGCCAACCGACGCTATCTGTACAGCTGGCTTTTCCCGTGGGCCACCGCCGCGGTGTTTACCTCGGAGTACACGAAGTCCGTCAGCAAGGCGCAGGTGGGCGTCAGCGGCGCCGTGGTGTACGCCGGCGTGGATACGACGCGCTTTCAGCCGGCTGCCGTCAGGGACCCGTCACTTCGGGAGAGTCTTGGCATTGCCAGCGATGCGATTGTCATTGGTCAAGTCGGCGCGCTCGTTCCACACAAACGTCCGCTCCTGCTGCTCGACGCTTTTGCGCGCGTGGCTGCCGATCACAGGCAGGCGCACCTGGTGCTCGTCGGAGGCGGAGTGATGGAGGCTGCGCTCCGATCGGAGGTAGATGCGCGAGGACTCAACGAGCGAGTCACCATTACGGGTTACGTAGAGGACACGCTGCCCTTCTTTCAGCACGTGTTCGATATTCACGCGCTTGCGTCGGTTGAAGAAGGCCTCGGGATCTCGGTCATCGAAGGTGCCGCATGCTGCCTCCCCTCCGTTGTCACCGATTGCACCGGGCTGCGTGAAGTCGTAGAACCAGGCGTTACGGCACTGCTCTTCAAGCCGGACCACGTCGATGGACTGGAAGCGCATCTGCGTCGACTCATGTCCGACGCAACCTTTCGTACTGCGCTCGGTCACGCCGGACGACAGCGGGTTGAGCGGCTGTTCTCCATCGACGCGTATCGGCAGGGAATCGAACGGGCCGTCTCGTCGTTGATAGGGGAGAGAACGACTGAAACGCTTGCGGCCCGCTAGTGAGGTAAAGTCGCGAGACCCTGCCGCCCTTTCCTCACCGTTTGATAAGGCCTCGAAGCCACAACACGTCCGCTCGAGCGAAAATCAACAAGAAGGCTGCGTACACGGTGGCGCCAAGGGCGGACAGGAAGATGAGGCGTGGCAGATGAGAAAGCGCCAACATACCGGGCAGACGCTGCGCCCCGCTCACGACCAGCGCCATCAGCAGTACACCTAACACCGGCTCCCGGAAGCATGAAATCCAGGACGAGAGTCGCAGTCCCGTGGTCCGGTTGAAGAGCAGGAGAAGTCGTGCGATGAGAATGGGCCGCGGTACGAGCCAGGCCAATGCAAGTCCGGTTGCGCCGAGATAGCGCCCGAATACAAAGAATGAGACCGGCAGAATCAGGAGCGAGATGACTCCATTCATCGCGGATGCTTTGGAATGTCCAAGAGTTATCGCCGCGTCGTCCAATGCCGAATGCAGCGGCTGCATCGCGAAAAAGAGGCAGAGAATTCTCAGCGATAGCACGAATGGATGCCACTTCGGTCCGAGAATGCCGAGAACGAGATCATCCGCCACCAATGCGATTCCGGCAAAGGCGGGAAAAATCAGGAGTGACGTAATCCGTGCAAGTCGCAAGACCGCTTGCCCGATTCGCGCTGTGTTTGCGCGCAAGTTTCCGAGCAGCGTGCCAGAGGCGAATGCGATGATGCCCGCAATCTTCTCGATGGGCGAGCGCGCAAGAGACATCATAAACGTGTAGCCGCCAAGGGCGGCAGCACCCACAACGGCACCGCCGACCCACGCATCAGAGCTTTCCGCCGCGAAATTCGTGATTGAGGCTACGAGAAGGCGTTTCGCATTGCTCAGGGGTTCGCTCAACCCACGCGTGGAAGGCCAGGCTGGCCGCATACCGGCCGCGTGCAAGATGAACATCGCGTGACATGCATGCCCCGCGAGATATCCTGCCACGAGTGACCAGTATCCAAAGCCATTGATCGCACACAGCAACGACGCGCCTGCGTCACACAGCACGCGCGCGGTGTCGGCGACGGCCAGCTCCCGAAATCGTACGCCGCGTCGCATTCGTGCGATCGGCAGGAGCGTGAGTCCTTCGAGCATGAAGGACGATGTCAGCGCCAGCAGCACCCACCGTAGTCCGGGAGTTTTGTAGACGTGTTCAATCGGCACCGCAAACGCGGCGATCGTCCCTCCCACCACCAGAAAAAGCAGCAGCGACCATCCA
The window above is part of the Gemmatimonas sp. genome. Proteins encoded here:
- a CDS encoding glycosyltransferase family 4 protein; amino-acid sequence: MNDVDPDRPITYRSGALPNAAKIRVLFVEMALGFGGSAKSLLELVAAMTDVEAFVLSSFAIEASSIRAIRVAPAEYSGPASRAMGYLRDLQFQIMWIAAVIRAARAHKVDIVHVNNGLSLNVAAMIAARVLRIPLVVHQRGWEAPSKKLELAKRLLGKAPVIAISKAVRDHLLTLQLNADRVRQIYDVVLAPTRPTQERIPTGVLHVGMHGMLTEWKGHRLLIQAAATLNQLSPGAFRFSIAGGTVPGQESYVESLISAIRELGLSGIVELVGHTDNVYEFLNGIDISVHASISPEPLGRVIVEAQLAGVCVVAANAGGAAELVSDSCGILLDPTSVDSLVQAIQSAASSSQHRGDVAARGRDRAHDLFNTTRLASAVRDVYQTQTGR
- a CDS encoding glycosyltransferase family 4 protein, with the protein product MHWGGSSLRGSERCLIESAKSLSKAGYSVVLMRNDPCLDDEVIPWVREIVPFEFPEFMLDGRYVSLPVVAYARAWRSLSSSIRRFKPAAIYVNGGRPCQLTVPLGRLHGIPVLCHLHHPANRRYLYSWLFPWATAAVFTSEYTKSVSKAQVGVSGAVVYAGVDTTRFQPAAVRDPSLRESLGIASDAIVIGQVGALVPHKRPLLLLDAFARVAADHRQAHLVLVGGGVMEAALRSEVDARGLNERVTITGYVEDTLPFFQHVFDIHALASVEEGLGISVIEGAACCLPSVVTDCTGLREVVEPGVTALLFKPDHVDGLEAHLRRLMSDATFRTALGHAGRQRVERLFSIDAYRQGIERAVSSLIGERTTETLAAR
- a CDS encoding oligosaccharide flippase family protein; protein product: MSDSPAGVQGGLIRRDEHDSAEVERRVLNGTFWIVASRWASLLVTWPVTIVLARLLSPADYGYLAVVAVFTRFGRIVAEAGVSNTVLLGPLLSDRRYARLHGWSLLLFLVVGGTIAAFAVPIEHVYKTPGLRWVLLALTSSFMLEGLTLLPIARMRRGVRFRELAVADTARVLCDAGASLLCAINGFGYWSLVAGYLAGHACHAMFILHAAGMRPAWPSTRGLSEPLSNAKRLLVASITNFAAESSDAWVGGAVVGAAALGGYTFMMSLARSPIEKIAGIIAFASGTLLGNLRANTARIGQAVLRLARITSLLIFPAFAGIALVADDLVLGILGPKWHPFVLSLRILCLFFAMQPLHSALDDAAITLGHSKASAMNGVISLLILPVSFFVFGRYLGATGLALAWLVPRPILIARLLLLFNRTTGLRLSSWISCFREPVLGVLLMALVVSGAQRLPGMLALSHLPRLIFLSALGATVYAAFLLIFARADVLWLRGLIKR